The genome window ACGGATCGCCACCCGACCCGCCGTCGCCAAGGCCGATGTAGAGGTAGCCGTCGGGCCCGAAGGCGATCTCTCCGCCGTTGTGGTTCGCAAACGGCTGATCCTGGGTCAAGAGGATCCGCTCGCTCGCTGCGCTGGCAGCGCCGCGGTCCGTCGACGCGGCCAGCTCCGAGATGACCGTCGCGCCGTCACCGCCGCGGCTGTAGTGCACGAAGAGGCGCCCGTTGGCGGCGAAGTCGGGGTGGAAGGCGACCCCCAGCAGCCCGCGTTCGCCGCCGGCTCGGACGCGGTCCGAGAGGTCGACGAAATCGACCCCGCGCACGGTTCCGTCCGGGTTGACGACACGGATTCGGCCACCCCGCTGGTTGACGAACAGGCGACCGCTGCCGTCACCCGCGTTGGTGATCCCGATGGGGTCGATGAGCCCCGAGGCGATCGGCTCTAGCCTGATCCCCTCCAGCGGCCCGAGGCTCGGCATGAGCGAAGGAGACGGGGAAACGGCCAGCGACGACGGGCTCGGCGCACCGGGAGCGGACGGAGACGCCTGGGGGCTCTCCGTGGGGGAGCTGCATCCGACCGCCAGCAGGACCGTGAGCGCGGCAGCCGACCAGTGGTTCTGTCGACGGTTTCGGGCGTGCATGTCGGCCACAGCCTACCCGGGCGTGGATGGGGTACGGTTGCGCTCCAACCGATGACGACGACCCGAGCAGCCCTCACGCGCGCCGCCGTAGCCGCTCATGCCGCGCTCGAGCCAGGGCCCGAGGCGATCGGGACGCGCCGGTCGATCGTGATCGAGGCCGTGGACCCGGAGATCGACTGCGGCGAGGCCGCGGTCAAGCGCGTCGTGGGAGACGAGCTGCGCGTCACCGCCGACATCTTCGGCGAAGGGCACGACCTGCTTGATGCGGCGCTGCTCATTCGTCGCGAGGACGAGCAACGCTGGACGGAGTCCGGCATGCGCCTGGTCTCCAACGACCGCTGGAGCGGCACTGCACGGCTGCGCCATAGCGCGAGGCATCGGTACACGATCGAGGCCTGGCGAGATGCCATCGGCTCATGGCGAGAGGCAATCACCAAGAAGCTCGACGCCGGCCAGCCGGTCGCCACCGAGCTGGCCGAGGGCCGCGCGCTGCTGGAGGCGACACAGGGGCGCACGCGCGGGGCGGACGCGCGCCTGATCGCCGCCGCACTGACGCGGGAGAGTCGAGCCCGCACCGAGCGCACGCGTGCCGCGGCGCTTGCGGACGACCGAGTCGTGGCAGCGGCTCGCCGACACCCCGATCGCGGCGCGGCGACGCGGTATCGGCGCGAGCTGCCGCTGGTGGTCGATCGCGAGCTGGCGCGCTGCTCCGCCTGGTACGAGCTGTTTCCGCGATCCCAGGGCCGCGATCCAGCCCACCCGGTGGCAACTACCCTGCGCGAGGCCGAGTGGCGTCTCTCGCAGATTGCCGCGATGGGCTTCGACGTCGTGTATCTGCCGCCCATCCACCCGATCGGTCGCACGAATCGCAAGGGACGCGACAATGCCGTGCGGGCGCGGCGCGGCGATCCCGGCTCGCCGTGGGCGATCGGACGTGACGGCGGGGGCCACACCCAGGTGGCGAAGGAGCTGGGCGGGATGGAGGCGCTCGATGATTTCCGAGGGAGAGCCGAGGCGCTTGGCCTCGAAGTGGCGATCGACCTCGCGCTCCAGGCATCACCCGACCACCCGTGGGTGAAGCAGCATCCGGAGTGGTTCAGTCAGGCGCCGGACGGCACGATCAAGTACGCGGAGAATCCGCCGAAGCGTTACGAGGACATCTACCCGTTCGACTTCGTCGGCGCGGCGCTCGCCGATCGCGAGGCGCTGTGGCACGCGTGGCTTCAGGTGGTGCTGACCTGGGTCGAGCGCGGCATTCGCATCTTCCGCGTCGACAACCCGCACACCAAGCCGGTCGCCTTCTGGCGGTGGCTGATCGCCGAGGTGCAGGCCGTCGATCCCGGCGTCATCTTCCTGGCGGAGGCGTTCACCGCCCCAAAGATGATGCGGGCCCTGGCCAAGGCGGGATTCAGCCAGAGCTACACCTACTTCACCTGGCGCGACTCCCCCGACGAGCTGCGCGACTACCTGACCGAGCTGACGGCAGGCCCGATGCGCGAGTACTTCCGCGGCAACCTGTGGCCGAACACCCCCGACATCTTC of Chloroflexota bacterium contains these proteins:
- a CDS encoding alpha-1,4-glucan--maltose-1-phosphate maltosyltransferase → MTTTRAALTRAAVAAHAALEPGPEAIGTRRSIVIEAVDPEIDCGEAAVKRVVGDELRVTADIFGEGHDLLDAALLIRREDEQRWTESGMRLVSNDRWSGTARLRHSARHRYTIEAWRDAIGSWREAITKKLDAGQPVATELAEGRALLEATQGRTRGADARLIAAALTRESRARTERTRAAALADDRVVAAARRHPDRGAATRYRRELPLVVDRELARCSAWYELFPRSQGRDPAHPVATTLREAEWRLSQIAAMGFDVVYLPPIHPIGRTNRKGRDNAVRARRGDPGSPWAIGRDGGGHTQVAKELGGMEALDDFRGRAEALGLEVAIDLALQASPDHPWVKQHPEWFSQAPDGTIKYAENPPKRYEDIYPFDFVGAALADREALWHAWLQVVLTWVERGIRIFRVDNPHTKPVAFWRWLIAEVQAVDPGVIFLAEAFTAPKMMRALAKAGFSQSYTYFTWRDSPDELRDYLTELTAGPMREYFRGNLWPNTPDIFPHHLEHGRAAFATRAVLAATLAPSWGIYSGFELCERGRLDDREEYARSEKYEIRARDWGAPGNIMALVSGLNRLRREWRALRLNDNLRFERMTGERSLFYRKAMPTGEIDPLTGSSSLWRDPVYVAVNCDPGSPESAILHPDLPAIGMGWDEPYLMVDLLTGRSRRLRGAEIQVELNPARLPYRVFTIRPIAGSPAR